Below is a window of Arabidopsis thaliana chromosome 2, partial sequence DNA.
AAATGCAAAAGTTAGGcaagaaaagtgaaaatttaTTCCAATGAGATAAGTTAGTATGAACTTTACCTCTCCTCTAAGATCCTTTGGCACTCCCAAACGAACAAGTACCTCAAGTTCTTCATACCAAGGGAAAAATGGCTCTGGAGAAACACTACCCTGAGCTTCGTTTTCTTCCTTTATCGAATGGGATCTACTTGTGGAAGTCTCACTGTCACGGTCATTTTCCCCAGATTCTTCAATGGAAGACAGCGATTCTTTTATCGATGAAGCATGGTCATCTACTATATTCTTCTGACCATTTTTAGTAGACTTTACGTTCTTAACACGAGAACACATCATATCCTCTATGGACGCAAGACAAGGTCTAATATGAGCCCATTCTATAACTGAACGAGGAGCcttggtttctttttgtgCTTTTTCTTCATGTCCCGATTCacatttatcttcttctgccacaagcttttcttcttgttgaatGTGTACATGATCCACAGGTTCTTTTACTGCTTGAGATTGTTGTTCTTCATCCGATTCACTTTCACTTCCGACAGATGATTCTTTATCCTTATCAGATTCAaatttctcctcctcctcatctttTACAGATTCTGTGTCGCTTCTAAGACTCTTGTCAAGAACCAGTGCCTCCTCGGCTGGTTCTGTCTCTTTTGAAACATCACCAACTGTTTCAGTCCTATCTTGTTCAAGTTGCTGCTCACTTGTACCACTAAGTTCACAATCTTCATGTTTCCCATTTCTTGAACCCTCCTCTGATTCTGAATCACTATCCTCTCCAGATTCCAAACCATCAGCCTGAAATGTATCCTGAAACTCCTCATCTGAGGAACAAGGTTCAGCGGTTCTGTCTTCTTGTCGGTCAAGAAAGTTTTTCCATTTCTCTGccctctctgtctcttcctcCTATTCCAGTAGTATTCAATTTAGTAACACAAAAAATacatttgatttgataaacAGAAGCAATTTTGGACATGACATACATGAATTCTAATAATGCAATCATAgctaatatatgaaaaaaaattcaactacTAAATTATCTGAGAAAAAGCAAATGAAGCATGATCAAGAAGAACTCACTGTATAGATGCTAAGGTATTCTTGATATCTCTGAACGTGTTGAGGTCTCAAGGCAAATCCATAGGCGTCCCTgcaaatcaaaattcatcaaATAAATGTTATGATCTTAATCACGAGATTAGTAAATGATtagagaaatataattttacctGGAATCTACCTCTAGTGAGCGCTTGCTCACCAAAGATAACAACATATTTCACAAAGAAACCTATTTCTACTAATTCCCATTGCTTTACTTTACATTACTACACTCGCAAAACTCAAATCCGTACACAAGCTTAATGATTTTAACATGTAAAactataacaacaaaaattaaaccGAAACGACGATAAGATCAAAAAGAAAGTCTAGGATCATCGATCGGTTAGTTTCGTGCTGTTGCGATCGAGAAATCGTCAACGAGAGATTTCCGATTAATCAGGACGAGATTGTTAAAATATACTATtgtggattaaaaaaaatcacctgTCTCTTAGATAGTTGTGGACGACAAACAAGTGTTGCTCCGTCATGATCGGTCATGCACGATCAaactctttgtttattttgttttccagcaaaaaaaattatatagaaaattaaaaagatgaaTTTCGAAACGATTATAGCAAAGAACCTTCATAGTTTCGTAACGTTAATTCTATCATTTAATTTGAACatccgaaccaaaaaaaaaatcacttaatttgaacaaaaatttctGTCTGcttgttacaaaaaaatactgGCAATTAGACCCGATGTCTATCGAGAGAGTGAATCTACTTTAATCCACGTGGTGTATTTTGTTGGATTACTAGTGAAGTTTGTAAGTCCACCTATACATGACGTGGacaatgtaatgcaactaGAACAAATGAATggaaagtaaagaaaaagagataaaatgatgaaaaataaactatttgaACATAATGTAAaatccatttaaaaaaaaaaattacttgaaGTCATCAAAAATAGGTTCCTAACGAAATATGATAGCCGAAATAATTTTACTGtttgtcatttattttagGAACAACGTTCATTATGTGAATTTGATACGGATGATTAAGGATGATGATAGATGTAATTAGAAGAAATGAATtgaaacaataaagaaaaagaaaaaaaagagattaagtGATCAAATCCGTAGGGAAAATAGTGTCACTTTAAGAGCTTTGAACTCATTCTCTTTGACCATTGCGAAAGTTTTGAATACTAGGCCGAGTGAGTTTCGACCCGAAATGAAGTAAAGGAAAATAAGGGTCAGGGTCCATCGCTGCAAGTGCAATGAAAAACATActgcttcttcctttgtttggTCTATATCACTAATTTCCAAGAAAGGTCACTTTCGTTCtttgataacaaaaaacacaagaagaaagagacataCATTATGTCATGTGTGTCGTGTCGTCCTCCCCATCTCTACTAACACTTTGAATTTATTACTACCAAACTCAAATGTGTCCTAAAGCCTAATCAATCCCTTTATTCACATgccacctctctctctctccattgTCCACTGTATCCAAACCCACATTTGATCTtggcttctttcttcttgttcttaaaCTGGTGATTAACAAAAGTAGTATATACTAATAAAGTAATAGTATTAGTAACTTTATGATCGACCATGAGAAAAGGTTCTGATCAAAGTTGTTTAGGGAATAAAAGATTGatattcttgattcttgaaCTCTTAAGTTGCATCTGAGTACCAAGAAAACTCATTACCAAACTGGGATTCTTCTTTATGACTTGAGGTTGAAGCAACAACACTTGCTTCACCAGAAGAAACATCTTTGAGCTTTGAACTTGAATCAGCTTCTTCCGTGGAGGCAACATTTTCAGTTGCATGGTCAGTTTTTCCTTCATCCACGGCTCCACTATcatgagtttcttcttcttcttccttggagGCTGAAGTGCAAACCGATGATATGCAAGAAACTTCAGATGAACTTGATCCCTCCGAACTGCGTGACCCTTTAATGAATTCAAGTTTCTTCATCAGAAGCTTTAGtctcttctctgctttttcCCTCAATCTGATCTCTTCTTTCAGATTACGCTCCAACTCTTCCATCTGTTTCCAAGAGATTAAAGGTTGTCTttgagtaaaacaaaaaccaaatccagATCAACACTACAACTACTTTGAAACAACACCTTTTTGGTCCAAGAAACGAGAACAGAGTAAGTGATTCTTTCTTGGTTCTTGATCAAACCctgatatttttaaacaagatTAATGAAAGATAGGATTTAATCAAAGTTACCTTTCTAGTAATAagctctgcttcttcttttgcagATCTTGAAACTTGCCTCTCTGCAAGTAATCTTCCTCTTAAACACTCCACAGTTCTCTGaccttcttccttttcttcttcttcttccatcttcttaCTTGCAAAATTTgttcttaaccaaaaaaaaagaaaagaagacaaatatAATTCCTCAATCTCTATATTAAAGTTCTTAAATcacacatatatatctatatgaagagagaatgagagagagagagagaagcccACCTGCATTTTGTGTTGTAATTAGAGGGATCAATGGTCATACTCatactgttttttctttcattcaaCCAACCAAAACTAAATTGGTAAAATCTTAAAGTTCAACTTCACAACTAactgcaaaagaagaaactaaaaaataacaatagtAAGACCAATGTGTTGTTAGATCATGTCATTTAATGTTCATTCAATAAGGAACATATCACCATCATACTTTAAAATCAACTTACCactaagaaaattcaaaatatttccaacttcaaataaagaaaaacagatcCAGATTCAAATCCCCTGAGACTTGAGAGAGGAGGGAAATGAACCTaaaacccccaaaaaaaatttgaagttgtgaaaatgaaaaacagaatCTGTCGTGTAGGGACAATAAATAAGTTGATTTGTAAGCAAAACGACAGTGTGGGCTTTGGACTTTTGTTGCCTGCTGCAGCTCCCGTGAGTTGGTAAGTCTCCCActtcaaaacctttttaaagataaaaactaTAATCAATTCACTACTATCTTCAATTTTTACTGCATATTATCTTTACATGACAAATATGCATGTGCACCAAAAGAATCATCCTGATTGTTAATCTCCATTACGTTCTTTGACGTTaattccaaagaaaaaataattattaaagtCGTTACTGTTTTGTTTCTAGTTTTACAAGTGTCACAAAACTCTTTGTCAAACATATTTAcctcaaaaatagatttatttGCCTTTTAATGAAACTTTTTGTCGGTTGCATTTATATGTGTACTTATTTATCTGTTCTGCTTCTTGTGTTGTGCGGCATTGCACTATTGGTGAATgtgaaataatcaaaagaatgtGTTTgtaaatgaacaaaattaagGAGATGAGGAAAATCTTGTGACCCTCCATAGATCTAATAACCATTAAGTGATCACGCAGAAAACTTAATGCTCCCAACCTCCCACtataattttactttataatCTTCGGTTTTCTTTTCACTAAATTAGATTAGCAACACGCAAAGAAAAATTGAGTGATTACTGATTAGTGATATTGAGCTTGCGTGTACTTTACTCTCAGACCAAACTTAACTAGAGAAACCACATTAATCAAAATAATGCTTACTTTGTGAACAAAACTAATGAATCATATAAAACTAatattcttattcttattagCAACCCCACCCCTTCAATCATTATCACTTCATTACCCTCAAGTTAAAGCGTTTGCTAGCTGCTTCTATCAACTACTATTCAACGTCATGTTCAATCACATTCacaacagcaaaaaaaaaggaaaacaaaatcatataattgaTACTCTTTGGAAAgctccacaaaaaaaaaacaaatcatccCATAGTAGTAACTCCTTGAGAAGTCCATGGCAAGACAATGCTTAGGAGatgtttaagaaacaatcagTAAGCTTCATCAAGCTCTTGTTTCCTGATATACTCTTTGTCGCTCATTGACTCAACCAAACCCTCTATTATCTCATACATCTCTTTGCTTCTCTCACACGAACTGTCTTTCGCTATGAAACTACGTAATCCTTTCTCAGTTTCGATCCAGCTGGTGCCGGGGATTTTCTTCAATCCGATTCTTTTCATCTTATTCCTTACCATTTCAGCTTCTTCCCATCTCCCTGCTTGAGTGTACAAATTCGCCATGATAGTGTAGTTCCCTGTGTTTTCAGGTTCCATCTCAAACAACCGATCACAAGCGAACCTAGCAATCTCTAAATCGCCAAGAACAGAGGCTCCGTTCAACAATGCACCCCAAACTTTAGCAATTGGATCAATTGGCATCTTAGAAATGAATTCCATTGCATCCGAAAGTTTTCCAGCCCGGCTAAGAACACTTACCATACAAGCATAGTGCTCAACTCCAGGCTCAATGTCATACTTAGTTAACATAGAATCAAATATATGCTGCGCCATGTCTGAATCCCCTGAGTGCGCAAAAGCTGAAAGAACAGCTGTTAGTGTGACATCGTCTGGCTTAGTTCCAAGACACTGCATTTGGTCAAAAAGACTACAAGCAGAATCAGAGTCCCCATGAACAGCATATGCTGTTATAATTGCCGTCCAAGCAATCAAGCTCCTATCTTTACAGTTATCAAAAACTCTTTGAGCTCCTAGCAGAAATCCTAATTTAGCATAGTTATCTATAATGGAAGTGgtgacatatatattgttgtcAGCGCCGTTACGGATGGCAAAAGCGTGGATTTCCTTACCCCCTTTCAGATTTGAACTATATGTCAACGAAGGAAGAAGGCTCGAAAGGGTCACCGTGTTTGGCCTCGAGCCACATCTTATCATCTCCCTAAATGAGTTTATAACCTCCTCATGATGGTTATTCTGCATAAGACCCGAAATCATAGCATTCCACGTACTCAGACCAATGCTTTCCATTTCACTAAACAAAGCCATTGCTTCCTTGACAAGACCATGAGCCATATATCCAGAAATTATAGCTCCGTATGTAACCGAATCTTTCTCACTCATCTCATCAAACAATGCTCTTGCATAATCCAAGCTACCACATTTAGCATAAAAACCAATCACAGCATTACACAAGGATAAATCCATCTGAATATGATTTTCAATCATCTTCTTGTGAACTTCCAACCCGAAAATAAGATCGCTTGACTGTCCGCACGCCTGGAAGACGCTTATCACAGTGACTCCATTAGGCTTAAAATCAGAGCAAGCTAACATCGCTTTATACATCTTCTTACAGTCCTCAAAAGACCCACTTTGAGAATACCCTGAAATCATAGAATTCCACGAAACAACATCTCTCtcagacatttcatcaaacactttCCTCGCAGACTCGATGTTATCACACTTTGTATAGTACGTTATCATCCCATTGCCCACGAAGACATCTGAATCAAATCCACCTCGTATAACAAACCCATGAACTTGTCGAGCCAATGAACCCAACCAGAAATCATCACAGCCTGACAGTGCCTTCAACACACAAGAGATGCTAATAGAATCCGGTCTGGCAGCATCGGAAGAGTAACAAGAGGATCCAATCCAGGACAAGAACAACGAGAAAGCATCGAAATACATCTCACGCGAAGTATAAGCGATGAGAAGTGCGTTGTAAGAGAAGGCATTTCTAACGGTAATTTCGTCGAACACATGGAGTGCTTGGCGGAAACGATCCTGCCTAGTGTAAAAACTGATGAGCTTTGACGCGAGGAAGTTGTCCGGCTTGATGGAGAAGACGACAATACGCGCGTGAAGCTGAAGCACGTGGAGAGGAAGTCGGTGACGGGTGAAGTGCTGGATGAGGTGACCGTACGCACCGCCGTCGACCGCCGCCTTGTTTAGCAAGCCTTGCAAGGCTCGTTGAATTTCGAATCCCAACTTCATTCATATCTAACCAAAAGCTAAACCggagaaataaaacaatatgaaTATATAGAGGCAATTTAACGGGCTTATTAATGGGCCTTAAAGCCCATAGTGTCGCTGTATTACAGAACGGAGTTTTGAAATCGATTTgacttttttagtttcatgtCTTGTCTGAGAAATTATTATTGTCGAGCTTTCGGTTATAAACAGTCTCGATCTTGCTACAGTCGATCACTGAATCGTGAAATAGCTAACGAGTCATCTGAAGTTGAGAGACGAGCTCGTTCTCTGAGAGTTTTGGATATCATATCTTCGAAATCTGGTGGAGTTTCGAATCGTCAGGACCATTTTGGTTTCGTTCAGGAATTTCGACAAACAGATTCGTGGCGATTCAGAGGTCAGGCAATTTCCGAGGATTTTGATCTCTCAAGAACCAAAAATGGAGTTTCAAGCGTGCTCGAAGAAGTTATGCTGGAGGATTCTTCAAGCTCTGTCAAGCGAGATGGATGGAGTTTCGATGCTTATGGTTTATCATCCGCCGTGAGATCTTGTGGGTTGAATCGAGACTTTAGAACCGGTTCTGGGTTTCATTGTTTAGCGTTGAAAGGTGGGTTTATCTCAGATGTCTACTTAGGAAGTTCTCTGGTCGTTTTGTACAGAGATTCTGGTGAAGTAGAGAATGCATATAAAGTGTTTGAAGAAATGCCTGAGAGGAATGTGGTTTCATGGACGGCTATGATTTCAGGGTTTGCGCAAGAATGGCGAGTTGATATCTGCTTGAAGCTTTATTCAAAGATGAGAAAGTCAACCTCTGATCCGAATGATTACACATTCACGGCTCTCTTGAGCGCTTGCACGGGAAGCGGAGCCCTAGGGCAAGGAAGAAGTGTTCATTGTCAGACACTCCACATGGGATTGAAGTCGTATCTACATATCTCAAACTCTCTCATCTCGATGTACTGCAAATGCGGTGATTTGAAGGATGCTTTTCGTATCTTTGACCAGTTTTCAAACAAAGACGTTGTTTCTTGGAACTCTATGATTGCTGGTTACGCGCAGCACGGCCTTGCAATGCAAGCAATCGAGCTCTTTGAATTAATGATGCCTAAAAGCGGAACAAAGCCAGATGCAATCACATATCTAGGAGTTTTGTCATCGTGTAGACACGCAGGTCTTgtaaaagaaggaagaaagttCTTCAATTTGATGGCGGAACACGGCCTGAAACCAGAACTCAACCATTACTCTTGTCTAGTCGATCTTCTCGGGAGATTTGGTCTGTTGCAAGAAGCCCTGGAACTGATCGAGAACATGCCAATGAAACCAAACTCAGTCATATGGGGATCTCTGCTATTCTCTTGCCGTGTTCACGGCGATGTCTGGACCGGAATCAGAGCTGCAGAGGAACGACTAATGCTTGAACCTGATTGCGCAGCCACGCATGTCCAGCTGGCAAATCTTTACGCCAGTGTAGGGTACTGGAAAGAAGCGGCGACAGTGAGGAAGCTGATGAAAGATAAAGGACTGAAGACGAATCCGGGTTGCAGTTGGATCGAGATCAATAACtatgttttcatgtttaaaGCTGAAGATGGTAGCAACTGTAGAATGCTAGAGATTGTTCATGTTCTTCATTGTCTCATTGATCACATGGAGTTCCTCTAATATTCAGGGTTCTCTCTCATTAGTTTTATAGTGCATACCAGATCCAGATCTTTTCTATAATGGATCAAGTTTTGCTTTGAACGTTTTCAACATAACCTCTATTACTAATGAAAAGACTTTAATTTGTATAGTTGAGTAATATAAACAcactaatttaataattaaccAGGTAATGAAATGAATGTAGCTGTATAATGCGGTAAAATGCACCAAGAGTTTCTCTATGACGTAATGTGAAGTTGAGAAACACACgccatcaaaattttctttggttaataattaaaattttaaggtACAAGTTTGCACgattaattcaaaatttactaCACAAGATTCATAATTAAGGAATCGAATATAGGAAAGTGTCCAACTGGTCCTCTCTTATATACCCTTCTCCACTAATACCGCACTCAGAAGACgacgacaaaacaaaaaagttgcgagagacagagagaaacagagacatGGATCTGAAATGGGATGATTTTTTCAACGATTACGAATGGCTGATCGTGTTTCTGAAAGGTATGGTGAAGCCAGCGGCGGCGCTCGTGGTGGTGCTTTTGGCGGTGATTCTTTCATACTCGCAGAACCTATCTTTGGAAGGAGAAATGATATACTCTGTTTCCCGATCGTTTCTTCAACTCTCTGTTATCGGATTTGTTCTTCAGTTCATCTTTAACCAAGAGAACTCAGGCTGGATCATCCTTGCGTATCTCTTCATGGTTAGTTTCAATCAAACTCAGGATCtgctgctctgttttttttaattattctttttatttgaaatgatTTGGTTTCCGAACAGGTCTCTGTCGCCGGTTACACTGCCGGACAACGTGCGAGGCACGTGCCACGTGGAAAGTACGTGGCCGGATTATCGATCCTTGCCGGGACTTCAATTACAATGTTCTTGCTCGTCCTCCTCAACGTCTTTCCTTTCACTCCGAGGTATATGATCCCAATCGCCGGAATGTTGGTCGGAAATGCCATGACCGTCACCGGAGTTACCATGAAACAGCTTCGAGATGACATCAAAATGCAACTCAACctggtaaaaaaaactataaccaaaccaaattcccggtttaattagattttccggtttatttgattttgtcgTGAACCGTAGGTGGAGACGGCATTGGCACTAGGAGCAACGCCAAGACAAGCGACGTTGCAACAGGTGAAGAGAGCACTAGTGATCTCTCTGTCTCCGGTTTTAGATAGCTGCAAAACCGTTGGATTGATCTCTCTACCAGGCGCAATGACTGGTATGATAATGGGCGGGGCGTCGCCTCTAGAAGCTATTCAGCTTCAGATAGTAGTCATGAACATGATGGTAGGAGCAGCTACGGTTAGTAGCATCACGTCTACTTATCTTTGTTGGCCATCTTTCTTCACTAAAGCTTACCAGTTACAAACTCATGTCTTCTCCTCagattgaaacttttataaatCCTTATAACAATCTTCGAAAACTTGTCCAAAAGAAACGCAACAACATTATGTCTCAAATGAAAAAACTCTTGGTAACATGAAACTTAAAAGGTTCTAAAGCAAACACACTTAAAAGAGAAAGGAACAGTCGATCCAATAGTATACATGCTACAATGCCTGCAAGCCGTGGCCATGAGCCATCAAAGTTAAGGAGACTCACTTCCTCTAGGGGAAGTGCGGTTTGGCTCgtaatcatcatcaacagGGCTCCGGTCCTCTTTCGAACTGTCACCACCGGCTCCTACAACAGGACTGACAACAGAGTTTCTGCCATTGTCTTGGGGGCTACCACCGTCACGGTCAGATCCGACTTCCTTTTGAAGCtttggtgatggtggtgggCTCCCGTCTATGATCTTTGGGCTGccttcatcatcaagaaccGGACTACGATCTCTGGCTCTTGGCGATAGAGAGTCATCCATCCGCTTTGGACTGCGTGATCTCTCCTCCAcactcctctctcttcttctcaccGGGGATCGTGATCGGCTGACCATAAGGAAAATAAGAAGTCAATCAGAGAAAGCAGTTACTCGGATTCATGCTTTCAGGTTCATACATAAATCTAATGCATGTAAACAcctaaacataaaccaaaattttgaagtttacaCGGGCAAATACTAACCTGTAGCTTCGGCTACGGCTAAGACTCCGGCTTGGGCTTCTTCTACGACGAGGAGAACGGGATCTTACAGGTGACCTGGAGTAGCTTCCACTGCGCCTGCCATACAATCCAAGAAAGGGAGATGAGAAAGTGgaaagaataacaaaaaatgcACTTCTGAAAGAAATGTTAGTACCTAAGCTTCTTGGGGCTGTTTTTGCAGTTTCTCTCAATGTGTCCTCTCTCTCCACAACGGTAACACTTGTTCTTCCAGTCCCCTGCTGTGCAGTCACGAGCCCAATGACCATCTACACCACAGTTAAAACAGCGACCAGCTCCAGGTGGTGGGCCTCTGCTATCAAAATCCCGAGAACCACGAGGTGCCTATCATACAAACATAATATTGATTTCTAATGAGTTTGGCAAACACATTCAACCATACCTATAAACAAATGATAGAGCCTGAAAATAGAGAGCCAAACAACTCACCCCTCGTGAAAACTCCACAGTGATGCGACTTCCATCAAAGTCTCGTCCGTCCAGGTAATGTCTTGCATCATCAGCATCACGGGGATCACCAAATTCCTGATTTCGAAAATGTGAGGACAAAAGAGACCACATGCATGGTGTGTTTTCCCACATTATACATTGGTTCCGACTAAAAAACGTACTACATGACTTTTTCAAGAAATCGAAAGCTCAGGTTAAAAGGAGATTTTACTTACAACGAAAGCATAATCTCGCTTCATATCCACATCTCGCACTCTGCGGAAGAAATTGTTGGCAGAAAAGTAAGGCCATCATTACTTTAAGGTACTTCTAAACACCATTTTTGAGACTGAGTCTCCATTTCCAtcaaaacacattaaaaaattCTACAAACAGAATCGCCAAGGCGCCCTGTCCCCTAAACACTTGGCGAGAATTTCCACCAAGTCCACCCACTCATCAAACACCTCCAGGTTAGGCAAAATCCCAGAGACCTTCAATAAGATCATTCAAGTTAAAAACATACACTAATGACTAAACCTAGTTCCACAACTTTCCctcaagaacacaaatatcaaaatacaGAACCAAAACTATGCCCCTCGATGCTTAATGACGACTTTCTGCATCTCTCCCTCGCACTAACAATTTTCATAACCAAGATATATAGAAAGGCGCATGAAGACTCTCATTTAACTAACCCCAACACATAGAAATCAATATGTCAAGATAAAGAAGCATTATGCTCCTCGATACTTTTAACTTTCTGCAATTGTTTCCTCGCACAATAGCAATTTACGTACTATATAACTAGAAAAATCACATTGAGACCATCATTTATTCCAATTACCgagaaatcaaaatacttCGTCCATAATCATAGATAGAAGAGTCAATTACCTTCCGTATCTGCTAAAAAGACGTTCAAGGTCTCGGGTCCTAGTTCTCGATGATAATCG
It encodes the following:
- the ALS3 gene encoding aluminum sensitive 3 (ALUMINUM SENSITIVE 3 (ALS3); CONTAINS InterPro DOMAIN/s: Conserved hypothetical protein CHP00245 (InterPro:IPR005226); Has 1906 Blast hits to 1906 proteins in 934 species: Archae - 39; Bacteria - 1722; Metazoa - 0; Fungi - 12; Plants - 43; Viruses - 0; Other Eukaryotes - 90 (source: NCBI BLink).): MDLKWDDFFNDYEWLIVFLKGMVKPAAALVVVLLAVILSYSQNLSLEGEMIYSVSRSFLQLSVIGFVLQFIFNQENSGWIILAYLFMVSVAGYTAGQRARHVPRGKYVAGLSILAGTSITMFLLVLLNVFPFTPRYMIPIAGMLVGNAMTVTGVTMKQLRDDIKMQLNLVETALALGATPRQATLQQVKRALVISLSPVLDSCKTVGLISLPGAMTGMIMGGASPLEAIQLQIVVMNMMVGAATVSSITSTYLCWPSFFTKAYQLQTHVFSSD